From a single Sporosarcina oncorhynchi genomic region:
- a CDS encoding S41 family peptidase: MRRSRFFVFAILAIMATGVFLILDGCSSGDGKSAGKVMSETFPVIDEAYSIIKEKAVYPIDGDRLVEGALRGMADVIGDPYSTYLSEEEAVSHRESLAGERVGIGAEITRSSGRYIIVSPIKGSPAEKAGLQPYDEIVRINGEALGGLTLQDVVKKIRGKEGSALSMTIYRPDLNKHLELKVLREVIPVKTVSAELMEVRGEKFGYIALTMFGDETAEEWKKATDKMIAEGARALVIDVRGNPGGYLRAVGEVAGSLLQDDTVFAYMQNAKGELTPLVVEPSEKFKFDEKLKKMPVVLLQDKGSASASEVLSGAIKDLRRGFIIGQKSFGKGTVQDTTELSNGGEMKLSTHKWLTPKETWIHGKGVDADLVSEQAKLFTEHIRFTTDVYKAGDYHDDIAYAQRLLAGLGYSVQRDDGYFDESTALAVHDFRVANKVEIDSIMDRKFFTKLREKVDAYRKDQANDKQLQVAVGYVHHLLTE; the protein is encoded by the coding sequence ATGCGCAGAAGCCGGTTTTTTGTATTCGCCATTTTAGCTATTATGGCGACAGGCGTATTTCTGATTTTGGATGGATGTTCTTCAGGTGATGGAAAAAGTGCAGGAAAAGTGATGTCGGAGACTTTCCCGGTCATCGATGAGGCGTATAGCATCATCAAGGAAAAGGCGGTGTACCCAATCGATGGGGACAGGCTCGTAGAAGGTGCGCTACGCGGTATGGCTGATGTAATTGGAGATCCGTATTCAACGTATCTGTCAGAAGAGGAAGCAGTGTCGCATCGGGAGTCACTCGCTGGTGAACGGGTTGGTATTGGAGCGGAAATTACACGCTCAAGTGGCCGCTACATTATTGTCTCGCCGATTAAAGGCTCGCCGGCTGAGAAAGCGGGTTTGCAGCCATATGACGAAATCGTTCGCATTAACGGAGAAGCGCTTGGCGGATTGACGTTACAGGACGTCGTCAAGAAAATCCGTGGGAAGGAAGGTAGCGCGCTGTCCATGACCATCTACCGACCTGATCTGAATAAACACCTGGAATTGAAAGTGCTACGGGAAGTCATCCCTGTGAAGACTGTGTCTGCTGAACTGATGGAAGTAAGGGGCGAAAAATTTGGTTACATAGCTCTGACGATGTTTGGCGATGAAACGGCAGAAGAGTGGAAAAAGGCAACAGATAAAATGATTGCTGAAGGTGCAAGGGCATTGGTTATCGATGTGAGAGGAAATCCTGGCGGCTATTTGCGTGCGGTCGGAGAAGTGGCTGGGAGTTTATTGCAAGATGACACGGTTTTCGCGTATATGCAAAATGCGAAAGGTGAATTGACACCACTTGTCGTGGAGCCTTCGGAGAAATTTAAGTTTGATGAAAAACTGAAAAAAATGCCTGTCGTGTTATTGCAAGACAAAGGCAGTGCATCTGCTAGTGAAGTACTCAGCGGTGCGATTAAAGATTTACGACGCGGCTTTATTATTGGGCAGAAAAGCTTCGGTAAAGGGACTGTCCAAGATACGACAGAATTGTCCAATGGTGGAGAAATGAAGTTGTCTACTCATAAATGGCTGACGCCGAAAGAGACGTGGATTCACGGTAAGGGAGTGGATGCGGATCTGGTTAGCGAGCAGGCGAAGCTGTTCACGGAACATATCCGGTTTACAACAGATGTCTATAAAGCAGGGGATTATCATGATGATATCGCCTATGCGCAACGTCTGCTTGCGGGGCTTGGGTATTCAGTCCAACGGGATGACGGCTATTTCGACGAATCGACAGCTCTTGCTGTCCATGACTTCCGCGTTGCGAACAAAGTGGAGATAGACAGTATTATGGACCGGAAGTTCTTCACGAAATTGCGCGAGAAGGTAGATGCGTATAGGAAAGATCAGGCGAATGATAAGCAGCTGCAGGTTGCGGTTGGGTATGTGCATCATTTGTTGACGGAGTGA
- the prfB gene encoding peptide chain release factor 2 (programmed frameshift), with protein sequence MELSDVRNELDKTAKKLADFRGSLDLENKEARIQELDEVMLEPGFWDSQESAQKVISESNALKDTVGEYNELNDAQENLEMTLELLREENDEELQQDLFAELKEFKKKMEDFDLQMLLSDEYDRNNAVLEIHSGAGGTESQDWASMLLRMYTRWSEHQGFKVETLDYQAGDEAGVKSVTLSIKGHNAYGYLKAEKGVHRLVRISPFDSSGRRHTSFSSIEVMPEFDGDVDIDLKMEDVKIDTYRSSGAGGQHVNTTDSAVRMTHIPTGAIVTCQTERSQIKNRERAINLLKAKIYQIRVEEEEARLLEIRGDQKEIGWGSQIRSYVFHPYSMVKDHRTNEETGNVGAVMDGEIDQFINAFLRSRID encoded by the exons ATGGAATTATCCGATGTGCGTAACGAGCTCGACAAAACAGCTAAGAAATTAGCGGACTTTAGGGGGTCTCTT GACTTAGAAAACAAAGAGGCACGAATCCAAGAGTTAGACGAAGTAATGCTGGAACCGGGATTCTGGGATAGCCAGGAATCTGCCCAAAAAGTCATTTCTGAATCAAATGCATTAAAAGATACGGTCGGCGAATATAACGAGCTGAATGATGCACAGGAAAACCTGGAGATGACGTTGGAGCTTCTTCGCGAGGAGAATGACGAAGAGTTACAACAAGATCTTTTTGCAGAGTTGAAGGAATTCAAGAAGAAGATGGAAGACTTCGATTTGCAAATGCTATTGAGCGACGAATATGACCGCAACAATGCTGTGCTTGAAATTCATTCAGGTGCTGGTGGTACGGAATCACAGGACTGGGCATCTATGCTGTTGCGGATGTATACACGCTGGTCTGAACACCAAGGCTTCAAAGTGGAAACACTTGACTATCAGGCAGGGGACGAAGCTGGCGTGAAATCCGTTACGCTTTCGATTAAAGGCCATAATGCATACGGTTATTTGAAAGCGGAAAAAGGCGTACATCGTCTCGTTCGTATTTCTCCGTTTGATTCATCGGGCAGACGCCATACGTCATTCTCATCCATTGAAGTAATGCCGGAATTTGACGGCGATGTCGATATCGATTTGAAGATGGAAGATGTCAAAATCGATACGTACCGTTCAAGCGGTGCGGGTGGACAGCACGTCAATACGACGGATTCAGCGGTTCGTATGACGCATATTCCGACCGGCGCGATTGTTACGTGTCAGACGGAACGTTCACAGATTAAAAACCGTGAGCGGGCCATCAATTTATTGAAAGCGAAAATTTATCAAATCCGCGTCGAAGAAGAGGAAGCACGTCTTCTCGAAATCCGTGGAGATCAGAAAGAAATCGGTTGGGGAAGCCAGATCCGTTCGTACGTGTTCCACCCTTATTCCATGGTAAAAGATCACCGGACGAATGAGGAAACAGGAAACGTCGGTGCAGTTATGGACGGCGAAATCGATCAATTCATCAATGCCTTTTTACGATCACGTATTGATTGA
- the ftsE gene encoding cell division ATP-binding protein FtsE: MIVMKDVYKKYPNGVVAANGINVKIGRGEFVYVVGPSGAGKSTFIKMMYREETPTSGSIMINSINLATLRSKRVPYLRRQIGVVFQDFKLLPKLNVYENVAFALEVIEETPKQIRKKVNEVLALVGLTQKARMFPNELSGGEQQRVSIARSIVNSPKVVIADEPTGNLDPDTSWDIMNIFEQINSRGTTIVMATHNKEIVNTIRHRVIVVDGGMITRDEYEGVYGYES, encoded by the coding sequence ATGATTGTGATGAAAGATGTTTACAAGAAATACCCGAATGGGGTTGTTGCTGCAAACGGCATCAATGTCAAAATCGGCCGGGGCGAATTCGTGTATGTCGTTGGACCGAGCGGTGCGGGAAAGTCTACATTTATTAAAATGATGTACCGAGAAGAAACCCCGACAAGCGGCTCGATCATGATTAACAGCATTAATCTTGCGACGTTAAGAAGTAAGAGAGTTCCGTACTTGAGAAGGCAGATTGGTGTCGTCTTCCAGGATTTTAAACTATTACCGAAATTGAATGTTTACGAGAACGTCGCATTTGCGCTTGAAGTTATCGAAGAAACACCTAAGCAAATCCGCAAGAAAGTGAACGAAGTGCTTGCGCTTGTCGGATTGACACAAAAGGCTAGAATGTTCCCGAATGAATTATCAGGTGGCGAACAGCAACGTGTATCCATCGCGCGCTCAATCGTCAATTCGCCTAAGGTCGTCATCGCGGATGAACCTACTGGGAACTTGGATCCCGATACATCTTGGGATATTATGAATATTTTTGAACAGATCAATTCGCGCGGCACGACAATTGTCATGGCGACGCATAATAAGGAAATCGTCAATACAATCAGGCACCGTGTCATCGTTGTCGATGGCGGGATGATTACGAGAGACGAATACGAAGGGGTATACGGCTATGAAAGCTAG
- a CDS encoding PDZ domain-containing protein, with the protein MSEQVLMDLVKAVALFFLNPVWLVAVVAAVGLGYFRVKRERRSFHVRLHPGLTEMKRVLAESWLPALVLSVLISGVGLTVDASWLVLVSALAIVSMMTFYYQSASPIYFAALAFFGLYAMQQFAGDFNFRGWSPADVDLFGEIALTVPVIAGLLLIAEGYLVRKKAAAYASPFLTKTNRGLRAATFLSKRLWLLPVVFLVPGDFMTAFAPYWPQFTLGATAFSFVPVPLIIGFSQVARSSYPELLFPKMGQAIGSLGIIVVVFGAFAWWMPIVGWVALVIGVIGRMMVTIIVAVKERKGGFIAAPQSAGVVIAGILPESPGAKLGLVPGECIRSVNGIQVSNEKELYDAIQVNAAHCRLQVIGRDGEVRLMQQVLFRHDHHRLGLLVVR; encoded by the coding sequence ATGAGTGAACAAGTACTGATGGATCTAGTAAAAGCGGTTGCTTTATTTTTCTTGAATCCAGTCTGGTTAGTTGCGGTAGTCGCCGCGGTCGGACTTGGGTATTTCCGTGTAAAGCGAGAGCGGCGAAGCTTTCATGTTCGTCTGCATCCCGGTTTAACGGAGATGAAAAGAGTGCTGGCTGAATCGTGGTTACCTGCACTCGTGTTATCTGTACTGATTTCCGGAGTTGGCCTCACTGTCGATGCAAGTTGGTTAGTACTTGTATCAGCATTGGCAATTGTTTCGATGATGACATTTTATTATCAATCCGCCTCACCGATTTATTTCGCGGCACTTGCTTTCTTCGGACTGTACGCAATGCAACAGTTTGCGGGTGATTTCAATTTCCGTGGCTGGTCGCCGGCTGATGTCGATCTGTTTGGAGAAATAGCGTTGACGGTTCCGGTTATAGCAGGCTTGCTGCTAATTGCAGAAGGATATCTTGTCCGTAAGAAGGCGGCGGCTTATGCATCGCCGTTTCTGACGAAAACGAATCGTGGATTACGGGCAGCTACGTTTCTGTCAAAACGCCTTTGGTTATTGCCAGTTGTTTTCTTAGTGCCGGGTGATTTCATGACAGCGTTCGCCCCGTACTGGCCGCAATTTACGCTAGGTGCAACGGCGTTTAGTTTTGTGCCTGTTCCGCTTATTATTGGCTTTTCACAAGTTGCACGGTCAAGTTATCCCGAATTGTTATTTCCGAAAATGGGACAGGCAATCGGTTCGCTTGGTATAATCGTTGTCGTTTTCGGAGCGTTTGCATGGTGGATGCCGATTGTCGGCTGGGTAGCACTTGTTATCGGCGTTATTGGCAGAATGATGGTGACGATTATCGTCGCGGTTAAAGAACGAAAAGGTGGTTTCATCGCAGCTCCTCAATCGGCAGGCGTCGTTATCGCGGGGATCTTGCCTGAGTCGCCAGGGGCAAAACTTGGTCTCGTACCCGGCGAGTGCATTCGAAGTGTGAACGGAATCCAAGTGTCAAATGAAAAAGAATTGTATGATGCTATTCAAGTAAACGCGGCACATTGTCGTCTGCAAGTAATCGGACGTGACGGAGAAGTCCGGCTCATGCAGCAAGTGTTATTCCGTCATGACCACCACCGGTTAGGATTGCTTGTCGTCCGTTAA
- the cccB gene encoding cytochrome c551 gives MKSKLLAVVFGATLVLGACGGGGDKTTDSGAGDSANGIDADKVYQANCATCHGGNLEGRGNAPALANIGAELSESEIHTIIEEGLPGGMPGNLIQGDDLDAVAKWLSEKK, from the coding sequence ATGAAAAGCAAATTATTAGCAGTTGTCTTCGGTGCGACACTTGTACTTGGTGCATGTGGCGGCGGTGGCGACAAAACAACTGATTCCGGTGCAGGGGATTCAGCAAACGGCATTGATGCAGACAAAGTCTACCAGGCTAACTGTGCAACTTGTCACGGTGGTAACCTTGAAGGACGTGGAAATGCTCCAGCACTAGCTAACATCGGAGCTGAACTTTCTGAATCTGAAATCCACACAATCATCGAAGAAGGTCTACCAGGCGGAATGCCAGGAAATCTTATCCAAGGTGACGATCTAGATGCAGTAGCGAAATGGTTGTCTGAAAAGAAATAA
- a CDS encoding peroxiredoxin family protein, with product MNKKVIGYIIAALVIGSMIAIMVNNNLNKPEPIDTTGIIVGTGGEASADEELEVGLLQGNLPPDFELNTLAGETVRLSDLKGKKVVLNFWATWCPPCKAEMPHMEKYYSKNAEKDNVEILSVNLTTGENRGVKAVQEFIDAYELTFTIPLDEQGIVGDTYQVYSIPTTFMLNTDGTISQKIVGPMDESIMEQLVEDLY from the coding sequence GTGAATAAAAAAGTGATTGGCTATATTATAGCTGCACTCGTTATCGGTTCGATGATCGCCATCATGGTGAATAATAATTTGAATAAGCCTGAACCCATCGATACAACAGGCATAATTGTCGGTACAGGTGGAGAAGCGTCTGCGGATGAAGAGTTAGAAGTTGGTCTTCTCCAAGGCAATCTGCCGCCTGATTTCGAACTGAACACGCTCGCTGGTGAGACTGTGAGACTGTCCGATTTAAAAGGAAAGAAAGTCGTGCTGAATTTCTGGGCGACATGGTGTCCTCCTTGTAAGGCGGAAATGCCACATATGGAGAAATATTATTCAAAAAATGCTGAGAAAGACAATGTGGAAATTCTATCTGTCAATTTGACAACTGGCGAAAACCGCGGTGTGAAAGCTGTTCAGGAATTTATTGATGCGTACGAACTTACTTTTACGATTCCACTGGATGAACAGGGAATCGTTGGAGATACCTATCAGGTGTACTCAATTCCGACAACATTTATGTTGAATACCGACGGCACGATTTCACAAAAAATCGTTGGGCCGATGGATGAATCGATTATGGAACAATTGGTCGAAGATTTATATTAA
- the ftsX gene encoding permease-like cell division protein FtsX, with the protein MKARTLGRHFRESLKSLGRNSWMTFASVSAVTVTLLLVGVFIVIMMNLNQLADNIENDVEIKVITDPAADIEQVKQLENEVRETPGVATVIYSSRDAELDKMISSFGDELNLYKQSNPLGDALYVKAVNPHETAEVAEEISTYDNIYQVVYGEGKIEKLFNVLTMSRNIGLALILALLFTAMFLISNTIRLTIVARGREIEIMKLVGATNSFVRIPFVLEGIWLGVLGSLIPMGVISFAYYELYSQWEPKLQNELFQLLNATPFIFQVNALLLFMGVFIGVWGSFMSVRKFLRV; encoded by the coding sequence ATGAAAGCTAGGACGTTGGGGCGGCACTTCAGAGAGAGCCTTAAGAGTCTCGGCCGAAACAGCTGGATGACGTTCGCCTCGGTCAGTGCTGTAACGGTTACATTATTACTCGTTGGTGTGTTCATCGTCATCATGATGAACTTGAACCAATTGGCTGACAATATTGAGAACGATGTTGAAATCAAAGTCATAACGGATCCTGCGGCGGATATTGAACAAGTGAAGCAGTTAGAAAATGAAGTGCGTGAAACCCCTGGTGTCGCGACAGTCATTTATTCATCACGTGATGCAGAATTGGACAAGATGATCAGTTCTTTCGGTGATGAATTGAACCTTTATAAGCAGAGCAATCCTTTAGGGGACGCGCTATATGTGAAAGCGGTTAACCCACATGAAACCGCCGAAGTGGCAGAAGAAATAAGTACATACGATAACATTTACCAAGTCGTTTACGGCGAAGGTAAAATTGAAAAACTGTTCAATGTGCTAACAATGAGCCGTAATATCGGATTGGCACTTATTTTGGCATTATTGTTCACAGCCATGTTCCTAATCTCTAATACGATCCGTCTGACAATCGTTGCGAGGGGCCGTGAAATCGAAATTATGAAACTTGTTGGTGCGACGAATAGCTTTGTTAGGATCCCGTTTGTACTTGAAGGGATCTGGCTTGGCGTGCTCGGTTCGCTAATTCCAATGGGTGTCATATCGTTCGCTTATTACGAACTGTATTCCCAATGGGAACCGAAATTGCAAAATGAATTATTCCAGTTGTTGAATGCTACACCTTTCATATTCCAAGTAAATGCCCTTCTTCTTTTCATGGGGGTGTTCATCGGTGTATGGGGCAGCTTCATGTCTGTACGGAAATTTCTTAGAGTCTGA
- a CDS encoding murein hydrolase activator EnvC family protein produces MKKRRLIMASFVIVLLLSSVVGTTGALASTLNDLKKEQKQNADKKSNLKTSIKNKDNAIKTTETEIQKFLNQISKLNKEIEETNANMNRVIDKINKTNDEIAELRESIEILEKKIEERDVVLRERVRAMQVKGGQVSYIDVLLGANSFADFIDRFSAVSTLMDADRDIMRKQKEDIEQLETEKALVEKKLEELEASKAQLEKLKANLESKKVEKAKVIDQLEAEQDRLSKEKSQLEEDFHETVEIEASLEKKVIAEQKRIAEIARKEAERKEAERKRKAKEAADRAAASNRPSALPAVSNGFWTKPASGRYSSSFGWRMHPIYKTPRQHRGADIAAPIGTTVVAAGDGVVNYAGTMGGYGNVIMISHYNNGQTFTTVYAHLSSINVSVGQVVDKGSRIGATGNTGASTGPHLHFEMHIGNWTDSGPSAVNPLRYVSF; encoded by the coding sequence TTGAAGAAACGCAGATTAATCATGGCGAGTTTCGTCATCGTCCTGTTGTTATCTTCCGTAGTCGGTACTACGGGGGCATTGGCGAGCACGTTAAATGATCTGAAGAAAGAGCAGAAACAGAATGCTGATAAAAAGAGTAATTTGAAAACGTCTATTAAAAATAAAGACAACGCCATCAAGACGACTGAAACGGAAATTCAAAAGTTCCTTAATCAGATATCGAAGCTGAATAAAGAAATCGAAGAAACAAATGCCAATATGAACCGTGTTATCGATAAAATCAACAAAACGAATGATGAAATCGCTGAACTGCGTGAGTCCATCGAAATTTTGGAAAAGAAGATTGAAGAACGGGATGTCGTGCTTCGTGAACGTGTACGGGCAATGCAAGTAAAAGGCGGCCAAGTAAGTTACATTGACGTGCTCCTTGGCGCGAACAGTTTTGCGGATTTCATTGACCGTTTCTCAGCTGTGTCAACATTAATGGATGCAGACCGTGATATTATGCGTAAGCAGAAAGAAGATATCGAACAGCTTGAAACGGAGAAGGCGCTCGTCGAAAAGAAATTGGAAGAGTTGGAAGCTTCAAAAGCACAGCTTGAAAAATTAAAAGCGAATCTTGAATCGAAAAAAGTCGAGAAAGCTAAAGTCATCGACCAATTGGAAGCAGAACAGGATCGTCTGTCTAAAGAAAAGAGTCAATTGGAAGAAGACTTCCATGAAACGGTTGAAATCGAAGCTTCACTTGAAAAGAAAGTTATCGCTGAACAGAAACGAATTGCTGAAATTGCACGTAAAGAAGCCGAACGCAAAGAAGCTGAACGCAAGCGGAAAGCAAAAGAAGCAGCGGATCGTGCAGCTGCATCGAATCGACCAAGTGCTCTACCGGCAGTCTCGAATGGTTTCTGGACAAAGCCTGCAAGTGGACGCTATTCATCTTCGTTCGGTTGGCGAATGCATCCAATCTATAAAACCCCACGTCAACACCGTGGGGCGGATATCGCGGCTCCAATTGGAACGACAGTTGTTGCTGCGGGTGATGGCGTAGTTAACTATGCAGGAACAATGGGCGGCTACGGCAATGTTATTATGATCAGTCATTATAATAATGGTCAGACGTTCACAACTGTTTATGCGCATCTTTCTTCTATCAATGTTAGCGTTGGACAAGTTGTGGACAAAGGCAGTCGGATAGGGGCTACAGGTAATACAGGAGCATCTACCGGTCCGCATTTGCATTTTGAAATGCATATTGGCAACTGGACAGATTCCGGTCCAAGTGCGGTCAACCCTTTACGTTATGTTTCATTCTAA
- a CDS encoding DUF2198 family protein, with amino-acid sequence MDLATLETKLLLALILPGLLVVFFTRVTFHHIVGLVLTIALIAASIYAGYTHTWILYVADALSLTVGFWYATRMVKRAREHEHEHEEVE; translated from the coding sequence ATGGATCTCGCTACATTGGAAACAAAATTACTGCTAGCACTCATTCTTCCTGGGTTACTCGTCGTCTTTTTCACGCGCGTGACATTCCACCATATTGTCGGACTCGTTTTGACAATTGCGCTCATTGCCGCTTCGATTTATGCAGGCTATACACATACATGGATATTGTATGTGGCGGATGCGTTGTCACTCACTGTAGGCTTTTGGTACGCGACGCGTATGGTGAAGAGGGCGAGAGAGCATGAACATGAACATGAGGAAGTTGAATAA